A genomic region of Catalinimonas niigatensis contains the following coding sequences:
- a CDS encoding glycosyltransferase family 4 protein, translating to MRILYIHQYFRTPEEGGAIRSYYLAKGLADAGHHVDLLTGYDGKHYKKEFIDGIHVHYLPISYAQDFDFSQRIKAFLRFVMLAILKAAELEKIDVSYISSTPLSTGIIALYLKWKYKIPYFFEVRDLWPEAPIQMKAIRNRWLKHQLYRLERRIYRNAKAIVALSPGSQQHISDIVPKQPVLLIPNMSDCNFFRKAEKNSYHELQFDVMDKFVVSYFGAVGQVNRLSYLLDAAEACKRQMLLEVVFLIAGDGSELASIHQQAKDRQLDNVRFVPYHNKYGLLSLLNITDAAYISFADLPVLRYCSPNKLFDALAAGKLCITNTSGWMQQMLEENQCGFYTDPHRPDDFVKSIAPFVNDRNLLDDYQNNARSLAEREFNRQQQVEKLRSLIEEGELKPVAKAYTLPV from the coding sequence ATGCGCATACTTTATATACATCAGTATTTCAGGACACCCGAAGAAGGAGGTGCCATCCGATCTTACTATCTGGCCAAGGGCCTTGCTGATGCCGGACATCACGTAGACTTGCTTACTGGCTATGATGGAAAGCACTACAAAAAAGAGTTTATTGACGGCATACATGTACATTATCTTCCTATATCGTATGCTCAGGACTTTGATTTTTCTCAGCGTATCAAGGCATTTTTGAGGTTTGTCATGCTGGCTATTCTCAAAGCAGCTGAGCTTGAGAAAATTGATGTGAGTTATATTTCTTCTACTCCACTGAGTACCGGGATAATTGCTCTATATCTTAAGTGGAAATATAAAATCCCATATTTCTTTGAAGTGCGGGATTTATGGCCGGAGGCTCCCATACAAATGAAAGCGATTCGTAATCGCTGGCTGAAGCATCAGCTTTATCGTCTTGAAAGAAGAATTTACCGCAATGCCAAGGCGATTGTTGCATTATCACCCGGTAGTCAGCAGCATATCTCAGACATAGTGCCTAAGCAGCCAGTCTTACTGATCCCTAACATGTCCGATTGCAATTTTTTTCGTAAGGCTGAAAAAAATTCTTATCATGAGTTACAGTTTGATGTGATGGACAAATTTGTGGTTTCTTATTTTGGTGCAGTGGGTCAGGTAAACCGCCTTAGCTATCTGCTGGATGCGGCTGAAGCCTGCAAGAGACAAATGCTGCTTGAAGTAGTCTTCCTGATTGCGGGTGATGGGAGTGAGCTAGCCTCTATTCATCAACAGGCCAAAGATAGGCAACTGGACAATGTACGCTTTGTACCTTACCATAACAAATACGGCCTTTTGTCTTTGCTGAACATTACAGATGCTGCCTACATTAGCTTTGCTGATCTTCCGGTACTGCGTTATTGCAGTCCCAACAAACTTTTTGATGCATTGGCTGCTGGCAAACTTTGCATCACCAATACTTCGGGCTGGATGCAGCAAATGCTGGAAGAAAACCAATGTGGTTTTTATACTGATCCTCATCGGCCAGATGATTTTGTCAAAAGCATTGCTCCATTTGTCAATGACCGTAATTTACTGGATGACTATCAGAATAATGCCCGCAGCCTGGCAGAGCGCGAATTCAACCGGCAGCAGCAGGTGGAGAAGCTACGCTCACTGATAGAAGAAGGTGAACTCAAGCCTGTGGCTAAGGCTTATACTTTGCCTGTGTAA
- the gldB gene encoding gliding motility lipoprotein GldB, whose amino-acid sequence MKYIPTIIVYLFCIILFSCSSDSCDNGPDVSGISMEVNIQRLDQEMFELDNKEEISAFLDQYPLLAERFFRTDEFPDESILISQIDKLIHDPYIDTLYQQTQQTFPDLNDLESQFEDAFRHIKYYYPDFTPPKIYAAFSALGTIGADLFVSDELIVVSIEHFLGEDARFRPQVYDYIMSRYRPEYIVPNCIMLLSNKWNATDMEDNTMLAEMIYYGKSYYFTGQMMPCLPDSILTGYTEEELAIAEENDQLVWSHFINRELLYETSHVIKPRYIGERPQVAEINSKIPGRIGRWIGWQIVQTYANKTDAPLTEIMLSADAQEIFTQAKYKP is encoded by the coding sequence ATGAAATACATACCTACTATAATAGTATATCTTTTTTGTATCATATTGTTTTCGTGTAGCAGTGATTCTTGTGATAATGGTCCGGATGTTTCCGGCATTTCTATGGAGGTCAACATTCAAAGATTAGATCAGGAGATGTTTGAATTAGACAATAAAGAGGAGATCTCAGCTTTTTTGGATCAGTACCCTCTGCTGGCAGAGCGTTTTTTCAGAACCGACGAATTTCCTGATGAATCTATCCTGATTAGTCAGATAGATAAGCTTATCCATGATCCCTACATAGATACGCTCTATCAGCAAACTCAACAAACTTTTCCTGACCTGAATGACTTGGAAAGCCAGTTTGAAGATGCTTTCCGGCATATTAAGTATTACTATCCGGACTTTACACCACCAAAAATCTATGCAGCTTTTTCTGCATTAGGCACTATTGGCGCAGATTTGTTTGTGAGCGATGAGTTGATTGTGGTGAGCATTGAACATTTTTTGGGAGAAGATGCTCGTTTCCGGCCTCAGGTGTATGATTATATCATGAGCCGATATCGTCCGGAATATATTGTACCCAATTGTATTATGCTGCTTTCTAACAAGTGGAATGCCACTGATATGGAAGATAATACCATGCTGGCGGAAATGATCTACTATGGCAAGAGTTATTATTTTACCGGACAAATGATGCCTTGTCTCCCTGATAGCATTCTGACCGGATATACTGAAGAAGAATTGGCCATTGCAGAAGAGAATGATCAATTGGTATGGTCACATTTTATCAATCGCGAGTTGCTTTATGAAACTAGTCATGTCATCAAACCCCGATATATTGGTGAACGGCCTCAGGTAGCAGAGATCAACTCAAAAATTCCGGGCAGGATCGGACGCTGGATAGGCTGGCAGATAGTGCAGACTTATGCCAACAAAACGGATGCACCACTGACTGAGATTATGCTTTCAGCTGATGCTCAGGAAATTTTTACACAGGCAAAGTATAAGCCTTAG
- a CDS encoding porin family protein codes for MKRKNTILLVFLLVVTTSPAWSQVELGLQFSPSLSFNRINDDDATVGLSSNGVGLRMVGGLMGDIYLQENYYFSTGLFFVSKRVGIEDAANNVDEAYRLHYLQIPATLKLFTNEVALDMRIYFQVGLTLDVNIMEDNITEDATYIQNFRNFDSSVLLASGLEYRIGYSTTVYGGLSYRRGLVNVVKDPGANIGEVIIKNDLLSLDLGVKF; via the coding sequence ATGAAGAGAAAAAACACAATACTTTTAGTGTTCTTACTTGTTGTAACCACCAGCCCCGCCTGGTCTCAGGTAGAACTGGGGCTGCAATTTTCCCCTTCATTATCATTTAACCGTATCAATGACGATGATGCCACAGTGGGCCTTTCCTCAAACGGTGTAGGATTGAGGATGGTGGGAGGCTTAATGGGAGATATTTATCTGCAGGAAAATTATTATTTTAGTACCGGTTTGTTCTTTGTTTCCAAGCGAGTTGGTATAGAAGATGCTGCCAACAATGTGGATGAAGCCTATCGACTGCATTATCTACAGATACCTGCTACGCTGAAGCTGTTTACCAATGAAGTAGCCCTGGATATGCGTATCTATTTTCAGGTAGGGCTTACCCTGGATGTCAACATCATGGAAGATAATATCACAGAGGATGCAACCTACATTCAGAATTTCCGCAATTTTGATTCCAGTGTACTTCTGGCTTCCGGACTGGAATACCGTATAGGTTATAGCACGACAGTGTACGGAGGCTTAAGTTATAGACGTGGCCTGGTAAATGTCGTCAAAGACCCGGGTGCGAATATAGGAGAAGTTATTATTAAAAATGACCTGCTGAGCCTAGATTTGGGCGTCAAATTCTAA
- a CDS encoding alpha/beta hydrolase family protein, which produces MHYYTTTLILIFLLMSANIFAQSDHDQYNYDEAKVPEYTLPDPLTLKDGRKVRDAQSWRELRRPEILQLFAEHVYGKVPEAKVQVDYEITGNYPDALDGAATLKEVKITFSNDKGSHDMRVLMFIPNNAVQAVPAFLGLNFYGNHTIHPDPRISISESWVNDNEGFDISDNKATETSRGVRVHRWPIERIIDRGYALINIYYGDIDPDFDDGFQNGIHPLFYQNGQQQPDEEQWGSIAAWAWGLSRALDYLETESDIDASKVAVIGHSRLGKAALWAGATDERFAMILSNDSGCGGTALSRRKFGETVARINTSFPHWFADNFNQYNDNESALPVDQHMLLALMAPRPLYVASAAEDLWADPKGEFLSAMHAHEVYQLLGEEGLPVKEMPTVNRPIMGTIGYHIRTEGHDLKAYDWEQYLDFADMHFKKVPEAGK; this is translated from the coding sequence ATGCATTACTATACGACGACCTTAATCCTTATTTTTCTACTTATGTCTGCCAACATTTTTGCCCAATCTGACCATGATCAGTACAACTACGATGAAGCCAAAGTACCTGAATATACGCTACCCGACCCGCTCACGCTTAAGGACGGACGCAAGGTAAGGGATGCACAAAGCTGGCGTGAACTGCGCAGACCGGAGATTCTCCAGCTCTTTGCCGAGCATGTTTATGGCAAAGTGCCGGAGGCTAAGGTACAGGTGGATTATGAAATTACCGGAAATTATCCTGATGCCCTGGACGGAGCTGCTACTTTAAAAGAAGTCAAGATAACTTTTAGCAATGACAAAGGCTCACATGATATGCGTGTGCTGATGTTTATTCCTAATAATGCTGTACAAGCGGTTCCGGCATTTCTGGGCCTGAATTTCTATGGCAACCATACCATCCACCCTGATCCCCGCATCAGTATCAGTGAGAGCTGGGTCAATGACAATGAAGGTTTTGACATCAGTGACAACAAGGCTACGGAAACTTCCCGGGGGGTGCGGGTACATCGCTGGCCGATAGAGCGCATCATTGACCGTGGTTACGCTCTCATCAACATCTACTACGGCGATATTGACCCGGATTTTGACGATGGTTTTCAGAATGGCATCCATCCTCTTTTCTACCAAAACGGACAGCAACAACCTGATGAGGAGCAATGGGGTAGTATTGCTGCCTGGGCCTGGGGACTCTCCCGCGCATTGGATTATCTGGAAACAGAAAGTGACATTGATGCCAGTAAGGTAGCCGTCATTGGCCATTCCCGGTTGGGTAAGGCCGCCCTCTGGGCAGGTGCTACGGATGAACGTTTTGCCATGATTCTTTCCAACGATTCCGGTTGCGGAGGCACAGCGCTCTCCCGCCGTAAATTTGGAGAAACAGTAGCTCGCATCAATACTTCTTTCCCCCATTGGTTTGCTGATAATTTTAATCAGTACAATGACAATGAGTCAGCCTTACCTGTTGACCAGCACATGCTGCTGGCGTTGATGGCTCCGCGTCCTTTGTATGTCGCCAGTGCTGCCGAAGATCTGTGGGCTGATCCCAAGGGAGAGTTTCTGAGTGCTATGCATGCCCATGAAGTATACCAGCTGTTGGGAGAAGAAGGACTACCTGTCAAAGAAATGCCTACTGTAAACCGACCGATCATGGGTACCATCGGTTACCACATCCGCACTGAAGGGCACGACCTCAAAGCCTATGACTGGGAACAGTATCTGGACTTTGCGGATATGCACTTCAAAAAAGTACCGGAAGCCGGAAAGTAA
- a CDS encoding cyclase family protein, which yields MDKRVKFDFEFFFTNGGSIQGKDFRLDIEDDHISDQALADYLIKDLRLLMVGETKISNKEIIHEKHKRKAAEHSTDKVVFIDLSHTIEQGLITYKGLPAPIICDYLSREDSKKYYEEGTEFQIGKIEMVSNTGTYIDCPFHRFENGKDLSEVDLYCFTDLEATVIRIPYWETLAITEEYLKNHEVRNRAVLIHTGWDKHWNTEHYYENHPYLTKGAAQYLKDCCAKLVGIDSHNIDDTSGKSRPVHTLLLGAEILIVEHLCNLHLLPDDDFTFSAIPPKFKGVGTFPVRAMAKLNCF from the coding sequence ATGGACAAAAGGGTAAAATTTGATTTTGAGTTTTTCTTTACCAACGGCGGTAGTATCCAGGGAAAAGATTTTCGTCTTGATATTGAGGATGATCACATCAGTGATCAGGCGCTGGCAGATTATCTCATCAAAGATTTGCGGCTGCTGATGGTGGGGGAAACAAAAATATCAAACAAAGAAATTATCCATGAAAAGCACAAAAGAAAAGCGGCAGAGCATAGCACCGACAAAGTAGTTTTTATTGACCTAAGTCATACCATTGAACAGGGACTGATCACCTATAAAGGACTGCCCGCACCCATAATTTGTGATTATTTGAGTAGAGAAGATTCTAAAAAATATTATGAAGAAGGCACAGAATTTCAAATTGGAAAAATAGAGATGGTTTCCAATACCGGAACCTATATTGACTGTCCCTTTCATAGATTTGAAAACGGCAAAGATCTTTCTGAAGTGGATTTATATTGCTTTACCGACCTTGAGGCTACTGTCATTCGTATTCCCTATTGGGAAACTTTAGCTATCACCGAAGAGTATCTAAAAAACCATGAAGTACGCAATCGTGCTGTCCTTATTCACACCGGATGGGATAAGCACTGGAATACTGAGCATTATTATGAAAATCATCCTTACCTAACAAAAGGAGCAGCGCAATACTTAAAAGATTGCTGTGCAAAGCTGGTGGGCATTGATTCGCATAATATAGACGATACTTCGGGAAAAAGCAGGCCGGTACATACGCTTCTTTTAGGAGCTGAAATTTTAATTGTAGAGCATCTTTGTAATTTACATCTTCTGCCCGATGATGACTTTACGTTCAGTGCGATACCACCTAAGTTCAAAGGTGTAGGCACTTTCCCTGTAAGGGCAATGGCCAAATTAAACTGCTTTTAG
- a CDS encoding gamma-glutamyltransferase family protein translates to MRKLLLSIFCLLAFVSLSLAQSFNNLPVKTQKPPLHGKHWMAITGKPLGATAGAMIFSQGGNAIDASCAMLAATCTMWDVLSWGGETQALIYNPNTKKVIAINALGVAPTGATADFFKDKGMNYPPEYGPLAAVTPGTPGGLLTMLAEYGTMSLKEVLAPAMQMAEGYPIEAQTANQIERNKELIKEWPYSKKVFLTHLGEGREAPDAGEIFVQQDLLETLKKMVEAEQQALKKGKSRKEAIYAAYDRFYKGDIAKEFVRGSKEQGGLITEQDLANWEVKIEEPLMTNYRGIDVYKLQAWTQGPVMLQALNILENYDLKSMGYNSTRYIHTVYQAMNLAFADRDFYYGDPAFAPEEPMQGLLSKEYAKERSKMINPDKNDAKAAPGDPYPYEGKQNPYAGLLQDWGNMQSQYYSPGDPVQDEKYFESFQAGTTSIEAADKEGWVVSITPSGGWVPACIAGNTGIGMSQRMQSFVLDEKENPFNVVEPGKRPRVTLTPSLALKDGKPFLSFAKQAGDEQDQLLLQFFLNMVEFDMTVQEASEAPSFKTLQMYGSFGEHEKVPGGMILNSEMPDWTRQDLSRMGYDISYQDRTSGPINAIWFDWEHGTFWGGSSNHGEDYGIGW, encoded by the coding sequence ATGAGAAAATTGCTACTGTCTATTTTTTGTCTGCTGGCATTCGTATCACTGAGCCTGGCACAATCCTTTAACAACCTACCGGTAAAAACACAGAAGCCTCCGCTGCACGGAAAACACTGGATGGCAATCACTGGCAAACCGCTGGGGGCAACTGCCGGAGCCATGATCTTCAGTCAGGGCGGTAATGCCATAGATGCATCCTGCGCGATGCTGGCTGCCACCTGCACCATGTGGGATGTACTGAGCTGGGGTGGTGAAACGCAAGCATTGATTTATAATCCAAATACCAAAAAAGTAATTGCCATCAATGCATTGGGTGTTGCCCCCACCGGAGCCACTGCTGACTTCTTTAAAGACAAGGGCATGAATTATCCGCCCGAATATGGTCCTTTGGCTGCTGTTACACCCGGTACTCCTGGCGGACTGTTGACCATGCTGGCTGAATATGGAACCATGAGCCTGAAAGAAGTGCTGGCACCCGCCATGCAGATGGCTGAAGGCTACCCGATAGAAGCACAGACAGCCAATCAGATTGAGCGCAACAAAGAGCTGATCAAAGAGTGGCCCTATTCCAAAAAAGTCTTTCTCACTCACCTGGGCGAAGGCCGTGAAGCTCCTGATGCAGGCGAAATCTTTGTGCAGCAGGACCTGCTGGAGACACTGAAAAAAATGGTAGAAGCTGAACAACAGGCATTGAAAAAAGGCAAGTCAAGGAAGGAAGCGATCTATGCTGCCTATGACCGCTTTTACAAAGGCGATATTGCCAAAGAATTTGTACGGGGTAGCAAAGAACAAGGCGGGCTGATTACCGAGCAGGACCTGGCCAACTGGGAAGTAAAGATTGAAGAACCTTTGATGACAAATTATCGGGGGATTGACGTCTATAAATTACAAGCCTGGACGCAGGGGCCGGTCATGTTACAGGCACTTAATATTCTGGAAAATTATGACCTCAAAAGTATGGGTTACAATTCTACCCGCTATATCCATACCGTGTATCAGGCTATGAATCTTGCTTTTGCCGATCGTGACTTTTACTACGGAGACCCTGCTTTTGCCCCGGAAGAACCTATGCAGGGACTGCTTTCTAAAGAGTATGCCAAAGAACGCAGTAAGATGATCAATCCCGATAAGAATGATGCCAAGGCTGCACCCGGAGATCCTTATCCCTATGAAGGAAAGCAGAATCCCTACGCAGGACTTTTACAGGACTGGGGTAATATGCAAAGCCAGTATTACTCTCCCGGAGATCCGGTGCAGGACGAAAAGTACTTTGAAAGCTTTCAGGCAGGCACTACTTCCATAGAGGCCGCTGACAAAGAAGGCTGGGTAGTATCCATTACTCCCAGCGGCGGTTGGGTACCGGCCTGCATCGCAGGAAACACAGGTATTGGCATGAGCCAGCGCATGCAGAGTTTTGTACTGGATGAAAAAGAAAACCCTTTCAATGTAGTGGAGCCAGGAAAACGTCCCAGGGTTACCCTCACCCCTTCCCTTGCTTTAAAAGATGGCAAACCCTTTCTTTCTTTTGCCAAGCAGGCAGGAGACGAACAGGATCAGTTGTTACTGCAATTTTTCCTCAACATGGTGGAGTTTGACATGACTGTACAGGAGGCTTCTGAGGCTCCCAGTTTTAAAACCCTGCAGATGTACGGTAGCTTTGGAGAACATGAAAAAGTGCCGGGAGGGATGATTCTAAACAGCGAAATGCCTGACTGGACCCGACAGGATCTGTCTCGTATGGGTTACGATATTTCCTATCAGGACAGGACTTCCGGCCCCATCAATGCGATTTGGTTTGACTGGGAACACGGTACTTTCTGGGGAGGATCAAGCAACCATGGAGAAGATTATGGGATAGGTTGGTAG
- a CDS encoding VOC family protein translates to MSRLISYLTFGGNCREAMTFYQKCLGGELRFQTLGESPMADQFPRKIKGCILHSSLHRYGWVLMGTDMVGEEGLIKGNAISLLIECSSENEMRNLYEMLSENGQSTHPIHTTFWGALFGGLTDKYGNGWLFHYQ, encoded by the coding sequence ATGAGCAGACTTATCTCATACCTTACTTTTGGGGGTAATTGCCGCGAGGCCATGACTTTTTATCAGAAATGCCTGGGTGGAGAATTGCGTTTTCAAACACTGGGAGAATCGCCAATGGCTGATCAATTTCCCCGGAAAATAAAAGGCTGCATTCTGCATTCCTCACTTCACAGGTATGGTTGGGTACTGATGGGTACTGATATGGTAGGAGAAGAAGGTTTGATTAAGGGCAATGCCATCTCCCTGCTTATTGAATGTAGCAGTGAAAATGAGATGAGAAATCTATACGAAATGCTTTCGGAGAACGGTCAGTCAACTCACCCTATCCATACTACTTTTTGGGGTGCCTTGTTTGGAGGACTTACTGACAAATACGGCAACGGCTGGCTGTTTCATTATCAGTAA
- a CDS encoding GlxA family transcriptional regulator, giving the protein MKKVSILVPESAVMEAVADPRYLFTVVNEFLQVSSRPKLFDIELVGQTREVKFLDGIYSVYTDKVLDEVSETDLIVIPALFGDMKNAVVQNKAAIPWITQHYKNGAEVASLCVGAFLLASTGILNGKKCSTHWAYTNEFRCMFPEVEIVDGSIITEINGIYSSGGANSYWNLLLYMVEKYTDRDTAILAAKYFAIDIDRENQSAFAIFKGQKDHNDEEVKKAQEYIEANYAEKITIEVLVSLLSLSRRSFERRFKKATNNTIVEYIQRVKIEAAKRNFELSRKNINEVMFDVGYTDTKAFRTVFKKITGLTPIEYRNKYNKEAKVLV; this is encoded by the coding sequence ATGAAAAAAGTATCTATCCTGGTTCCTGAATCTGCTGTAATGGAAGCTGTGGCTGATCCTCGCTATTTGTTTACGGTTGTCAATGAGTTTTTGCAGGTTTCCTCACGTCCTAAGCTATTTGATATTGAGCTTGTCGGACAGACAAGAGAAGTGAAATTTCTGGACGGCATTTATTCAGTATATACAGATAAAGTTTTAGACGAAGTAAGCGAGACCGACCTCATTGTGATCCCCGCATTATTTGGTGATATGAAAAATGCAGTAGTGCAGAATAAAGCAGCAATTCCCTGGATTACTCAACACTATAAAAATGGTGCGGAGGTAGCTTCCCTCTGTGTAGGAGCATTTCTATTGGCATCAACCGGTATACTTAACGGGAAAAAATGCTCTACACACTGGGCTTATACCAATGAGTTTAGGTGCATGTTTCCGGAAGTGGAGATTGTAGACGGAAGTATCATCACAGAAATAAATGGTATCTACTCCAGCGGTGGGGCAAATTCCTACTGGAATCTTCTATTATACATGGTAGAAAAGTATACCGATAGAGATACAGCTATCCTGGCAGCAAAATATTTTGCCATTGACATTGATCGAGAGAATCAATCGGCTTTTGCTATTTTTAAAGGGCAAAAAGACCATAATGATGAGGAAGTAAAGAAAGCACAAGAGTATATAGAGGCCAATTATGCTGAAAAAATTACCATTGAAGTGTTGGTAAGCCTGCTGTCGCTAAGTCGCAGAAGTTTTGAACGAAGATTCAAGAAAGCTACTAACAATACAATTGTTGAATACATTCAGCGGGTAAAAATAGAAGCTGCCAAACGTAACTTTGAATTGAGTCGAAAAAATATCAACGAAGTCATGTTTGACGTGGGATATACGGATACCAAAGCTTTCCGCACGGTATTTAAGAAAATCACCGGACTTACCCCTATCGAGTACAGAAACAAATACAATAAAGAAGCTAAAGTTTTAGTGTAA
- a CDS encoding IS1 family transposase yields MREKRCPYSLSAKIARKGWNKKQRKRRYKCKNCFKRYVEGGKEYFINQEKVELINRLLLERLSLRGIFRAVKVSLRWLMSYIKRLYNKVPEDLHFRPVIKAKKEQGKCYVLLIKSELDEMWTGPPGGFVGKKESKRWIWLAQCRETRQIIAFHIGSRGREAARELWKKMPNLVKKYGFFYTDDWDAYQEVLPDERHVISDYKKDTNHVERFNNTIRQRASRLVRKALSFSKSEENHYGAIKYFIAQYNLNLQSKGTNL; encoded by the coding sequence ATGAGAGAAAAAAGATGTCCCTACTCCTTATCAGCAAAAATAGCCAGAAAAGGTTGGAATAAAAAGCAGAGGAAGCGCCGGTACAAATGCAAAAACTGCTTTAAACGATATGTAGAAGGTGGAAAAGAATACTTCATTAATCAAGAGAAAGTAGAGTTAATCAATAGGCTTTTGCTTGAGCGTCTTTCCTTGAGAGGTATTTTTAGGGCGGTAAAAGTTTCACTGCGTTGGTTAATGAGCTATATCAAAAGATTGTATAACAAAGTGCCTGAAGATTTGCATTTTAGACCTGTGATTAAAGCAAAAAAAGAGCAGGGAAAATGTTATGTACTTCTAATAAAGAGCGAATTAGACGAGATGTGGACGGGGCCGCCCGGCGGTTTCGTGGGTAAGAAAGAAAGTAAACGCTGGATATGGTTAGCCCAGTGTCGCGAGACACGTCAGATCATTGCTTTTCATATCGGTAGCAGAGGCAGGGAAGCAGCTAGAGAATTATGGAAGAAGATGCCAAATCTTGTAAAAAAGTATGGTTTCTTTTACACCGATGATTGGGATGCATACCAGGAAGTCTTGCCTGACGAAAGACATGTTATCTCAGATTATAAAAAAGATACAAATCATGTGGAAAGATTCAATAATACCATTAGGCAAAGGGCTAGTAGATTAGTGAGAAAAGCTCTTTCTTTTTCCAAAAGTGAAGAAAATCACTATGGTGCCATCAAATATTTTATCGCTCAATACAACTTAAACCTTCAATCAAAAGGGACGAATCTTTAA
- a CDS encoding AtuA-related protein, which produces MELWEIAHSRSGDKGNISNISLIAYEKADYELLKEKVTVERVKQWLGKQVKGEVKRYELPQLGAFNFVLYDALNGGVTSSTSLDKHGKSLSSFLLRMPI; this is translated from the coding sequence ATGGAACTATGGGAAATTGCACATTCGCGATCTGGAGATAAAGGAAATATTAGTAACATCTCCCTGATTGCCTATGAAAAAGCTGATTATGAGTTATTAAAAGAAAAGGTCACAGTAGAGCGGGTAAAACAGTGGCTGGGGAAGCAGGTAAAAGGAGAAGTGAAGCGCTACGAATTACCTCAACTCGGCGCTTTCAACTTTGTCCTTTACGATGCTCTGAATGGTGGAGTCACCAGTTCCACCTCCCTTGACAAACATGGAAAATCATTGAGCTCCTTCCTTTTAAGAATGCCTATTTGA